In the genome of Magnolia sinica isolate HGM2019 chromosome 2, MsV1, whole genome shotgun sequence, one region contains:
- the LOC131237879 gene encoding uncharacterized protein LOC131237879, with product MALIAHHTQGPYAAFPVRPQPRVVVKLKPFVSFQLVGRTDRSILLKRRFRLSIGGQPSLSQKGRPFRISSFKGSARNDESEGSTSGSKFSKNSVQLSYVPQETEETMMESPDGQNVPLSYTSEEREETIAGSPAIQRLFKKWLILLRTQTASQATDEILKESPPMSEISETQHGTPQQRGAGELLKASLGYFLGMDAAIKFPLLIFIPWYLAINVVYGLEVSKELMPLWVFGPLIVALYIKLVQGLCSLYIFSFKQAIGLVKNLPTYYTLIYKYIAEGELKAQLQARLWQPIAKIRNLDYKELSKRKLKELEEWAVEKYLDYVESIWPYYCRTIRFLKKANLI from the exons ATGGCATTGATAGCCCACCACACGCAG GGTCCTTATGCAGCCTTTCCCGTGAGGCCTCAACCAAGAGTTGTGGTGAAATTGAAACCTTTTGTATCATTTCAGTTGGTTGGAAGAACAGATAGGTCTATTTTGTTGAAGCGACGTTTCCGTTTGAG CATTGGAGGCCAGCCCAGCCTTTCTCAAAAGGGGAGGCCTTTCAGAATCTCATCGTTTAAAGGCAGTGCCCGGAATGATGAATCTGAAGGCAGCACCAGTGGCTCCAAGTTCTCCAAGAACTCTGTACAACTTTCCTATGTGCCACAGGAGACGGAAGAAACTATGATGGAATCTCCAGACGGACAAAATGTTCCCCTCTCCTATACATCAGAAGAGAGGGAAGAAACCATAGCAGGATCTCCAGCGATACAAAGACTATTCAAGAAATGGCTTATCTTGTTGCGAACGCAAACAGCTAGCCAGGCAAcagatgagattttgaaggaaagcCCTCCCATGAGTGAAATCTCAGAAACCCAGCATGGGACTCCGCAACAACGAGGAGCAGGTGAGCTGCTGAAGGCTTCATTGGGCTACTTTCTGGGAATGGATGCGGCGATAAAGTTCCCCCTACTGATATT CATACCCTGGTACTTGGCAATCAATGTGGTGTACGGGCTGGAGGTCTCAAAGGAGCTGATGCCTCTGTGGGTCTTTGGGCCCCTGATTGTTGCTCTCTACATCAAACTGGTTCAGGGGCTTTGTTCCCTTTACATTTTCAGCTTCAAGCAGGCAATTGGACTGGTAAAGAACCTCCCCACTTACTATACATTGATCTATAAGTACATAGCTGAAGGAGAACTCAAAGCGCAGCTCCAGGCCCGTTTATGGCAACCCATCGCGAAAATCCGAAACTTGGACTACAAAGAACTATCGAAGCGAAAGCTGAAAGAATTAGAAGAGTGGGCCGTGGAGAAATACCTTGATTATGTCGAATCAATATGGCCATATTATTGTAGAACAATCAGGTTCCTGAAGAAAGCAAATCTCATTTAG